From the genome of Oryza glaberrima chromosome 1, OglaRS2, whole genome shotgun sequence:
AGTAAATAAAAATGAGATTAATGGCTTCTTTAGAACGTAGAAACATTAGTTCATTCTCATAAAATTCTTTCAATTATTTTTGATACAAATTTCTAACAAAACCTAATGCCTTGCTCAGCTTAGCTAGCTGCGGCAACACAATCGTAACCATCACCATTCATTTATTGCTATTGGTATTTTATAGCTCAACGTTTCACTTAtacttatgtttataatataaGTTAAACTTTAGAATTTAAATCTAAATTGTAGAGTTgattttatggttttttttttactttattttacaaTACTAGCTTGCTTTTAATCGCTAAGGacaatatataaatttttatcataatttattttgctaataagtagtataagtataagcgaaacgATAAGCGGTTAGTTCCCAGCTTCCCGCTACATTATAGCCGCAACAAGCACAACTGAACAGAGCTTAATCCTTCAATTGATATGACCCCTCCCAACTTTAAGTAATAGGAAAATTACATGAATTGGATATGTCGTGACATATGCAATCATACACAAATTGAAAAATAGAGCAGCTAGTCGAATTGACCGTTGAGTGCTTCGCAGGAAACTCAAAGGAAtttaagagattttttttattaggatAGAGTTGAGTGGATAGATAAAGAGATATGGTGTATTGGATATCTCTTAAATCAAAACCATGACGAGCTTCTGTTTGAATTCTCGATAAATTGAAGAAAACAACTGACCCCAAATCCTTCAAACTAAGAGGCTCTGACGTAATTTGAATCCAAATAGCCCTAACCAAATCCCTTGTTCCAAAGGAGCCTCTAAAGGAGGTTTTCTAGAGGGGTTTTGGAATATTTTAATACTACTACATAAAATTTTCATACGCGTCCTTTGGAACAAAGAAACAACCTTCCAAAATTCTACGGAATTCCTCTGTTTAAATTCCTTTACCCTTTTCATTTAAACCAtccaaacaacatatttaaaGCATTCCCGTGTTTTTTTATGAATCACACAAATTTGACAAGTAGTGACATTTCAATTCTTCATTTTTCTCGTTCTTGTATCTTTGCACTGTTCTTCTTCAAATAAATACACTACACATACTTCCCAAGTACCTGTATCTTTCGTGCTTGGGAAGATAATTATCACAAATTTATCATCTATTcactccatcccattttaagtgtagccATAGTTTTCCGCGCCTAAcattgaccgtccgtcttatttataattttttaaaaaagtttgaaaacataagtcacgaggaaagtaatattcatattttatcatctcataaaaaatactaattataaaaaaatttcaaataagacggaggATTAAAGTTGGACAAAAAACTTACTTATGATTGCAGTTTAaatggggcggagggagtaacacAAAATTACAAAGAGAGAGTGGGAGGCATAAAATGTTGGAGAAATAGACATATAGCACTAAATTAcgaatagagaaaaaaaataccaatatAAATTTCAACCACCTGTATCTTTCGTGCTCTCCATTTTACGGCGTGCTCCAAAACCTCATCACGATCGAGCTGACAATTGACACAAGTTGGTTTACCACGAGATGAGTGAGATTGAGAAGCACCGGAAGCAAAGCAAAGCGAAGCACATGTGAGAGAGCGAGAGAAGGAAGGAGCAGGTCCAGCACCGATCAGCCAGCCAGCAATCCCATCCACCTTGAGAATCTGCACCACACCACCTCCGAACCCCATGACACGCCTCCCCATCACATCCCACACACCCCAATGACAGACGCCCCCACACACCTCCCCATCATTTTCAGTTAGGGTgggtttagttggggaaaagaaaatttttgggtgtcacatcgaacgtttgatcagatgttggaaggggtttttggacacgaataaaaaaactaatttcagaactcgcctgtaaaccgcgagacgaatcttttgagactaattaagccgtcattagcacatgtgggttactgtagcacttatggctaatcacggactaattaggcttaaaagattcgtctcgcgatttctcccataactgtgcaattagtttttctgtttatctatatttaatgtttcatgtatgtgtccaaagatttgatgtgatgtttttggaaaaaaaatttggggaactaaacgggcccttaGACAAATCACAAATCCCCtattcttcttaaaaaaaaatccaacttaGCCGTAGGGGCTGTTTGGGATAGGAGtgattaaaatttttgtgagagggactaaaataACTCCCTCCCATCCAAACACCACCCTATTAATATTTTCAGCTGGTATTGGCTACTGGAGTAATCCCTTCATCAAAAAAACCTAATCTAGGACTTCGATGGGACATAATCTAGtgcaatgaatctggataggtctatccagattcgttgtactggATTATGTCCCCTCGAAGTCTTAGGTTGTGTTgttttgggacagagagagtatcaCTGAATTATGGTGGTTTTATTTTTCAAACGGCTAAATAATACTAGTACCCTCTCCATCCGATAATACGAGAtagtatgtctttttttttcttaccaaAATTAAGAAAGTGACAGAAAGGCAAGGCATAGTTCAAAATGTGATGGTAGGAAAATAAAATAGTTCAAAAGCTAatagttgggggggggggggggggggataaaCTAGCTAGTATAGAAAAAGGGAAAGGTAGAGAATAAACCAGTACAGAAGATGGCAAGATGACTGATGAGAAATACTAAAACAAAATCTCTTACTCCTATATTGTAGGATAAATTTGAAAGATGtaatatcttaaattttgtaaTAGAGGAATTACGATTTTTGACAAAACTTCGTATATAAgaagtttatttaaaaaatcatagtataaatttgttttcaagtttataatacttaattaatcaaacatgtactaatttAGTATCATCTACGATAAATCAAGCGGCTACTCGCTTGGTTGCCTTAGTTTGAttgagatttttcttttttgaacatTGAGATGGCTAAATAGTTGAATGATTGTATAAAAGCTATTCGAGAATACTACACGCAAACAAATTAACTCctgtaaaattataaaaataaattaaaatagttttattaaggaatcatatatatataaatctctGCGAAAATCGTATCATTTAGAAACCTGAGAAGGTGCTGCTGAAAGGAATTGTTTCATTCCTTAGAAAAGAACACACTACTGTGATTTTATCTAAGGGAGATGAAGATTTTTAGAAGGTTTTGATGAATATTTAGCTAGTGATAATACGGAGAAGCCATGTTAATCCGATCTTTTGactagtagactagtagtacaAGTTTATTTTCAAACCTATGTAGTAGTCATTTTCCAAACGAACAGAACCattattgctaaattttcttcGAAGTGAAAAAACCAGACGACTGTTCCGTGAATCCGGATATTGTAACCGCAGAACGTCTGTGTATGTGTACATGTACATGTGTGCACTCACCAGATActccccctttctctcctcctATGCCACCACCTCCTCACACATTCCCACGCACACATTTCCCCATGCACATCtccctcaatctctctctctctctacatagATGCTGCTACTCCTACTTGCTAGCCCTACTACTCCCTACCACACGGCCACACACACAGCAAGCAGAGCAGACGGCTTCGCTTTGCATGGCCACTGGAGTTGTTGCTGTTCTTCTTCCCtttgagcagcagcagcagtgagcCGTCCTGTGGTGTGTTGGTTGTCACAGTactgtgtggtggtggtggaagtgGAGGAGCAAACCTTGGACATGAATTGAGAGGCCCCAATCTTTTCCTGTCCATCTCTCAGTAGCAGTGAgctgagtgagtgagtgacagTGAGTGATGGATTGATGTGTGATGCCTCACTAGctgagcccccccccccccccctcctcctccttcctttgTGGCAAATCTCATCAGCAACAGGGACCTCTTGGTGTGACTACTTTGTTTACACGGTGgttctctccttttcttcttctcagcgtcgccgtcgtcttctttCTCCTTCATTCATTCAGACTTCAtcagagtagtagtagtaggaagGAGATAGTGTAGACaagaagtgtgtgtgtgtgtgagagagagagagagagagagagaggtagagagatggagaggaggaggaaggcaatGTGGCTGTATCCAAAGGTGGTGGGCTTCAACCCTCCGGAGAGATGGGGGCACTCCGCTTGCTTCTTCGAGGGCGTCGTCTACGTCTTTGGGGTATGTGCTTATTATCCATGAATCCCAATCCCTCCCAACTCTCctcttcataaaaaaaaatggctcCTGCAAGATTCTGCTTCTGCACATTCCTCTGCTTCTTCGCTTGAtcacatcttcttcttcttcttcctcagtTTGCATGTTGTATCATCCATGAACCTCGTTAGATAGTTgtgctccctctctctctctctctctctgcaattGGAAGCATATGTCGATGgttttcttagttttttttagattagGCTGAACTTGATGAGGAGGCTGTGAATTcttttttaggagaagaaaaggaggcgTCTTTTTGGGGGTGTTAATCTTGTGGAGTTTGGGTTTTGTCCTGTTGTAGCGAGGTCCCCTGTGATGAATGATGTAGCAAAATGTTTAGCAGCTTTCAACTAAAGTTGAAGACCGTGAGAAGTCAGTCCTTGCTGTAATATTCCTCCTGGATGAAAAAGTTGTAGTAGTAGCAAAAGAAAGTAGCTTTTCCTTTTGATCGATAGATTACTGTCAGTTTGTCATCACCTGCAAATATATGTTACTTGTCTTTTTTATCACCTCAGATAATCTTCTATAGAAGTAGTAGGATGaaaacctgtttttttttccatgaacaTTACAAACACTGAAACAATTGTTTTGGAACAGTTGTTCTTCAGAAATTTCATTTGCAGTGATTCCACTGAACTCATTCAATAGGCCGGTGGAAGTTAGTGGCAAATGtactaagaaaaaaacaaacgaaaAAGAAGCAAGAGGACCTTTTCGTTGCTGTTCTTTCTCTTTCCCCCTGGCTTTTGGACCACTCCCTTTCTTTGCCTCTTGATATGCTGTGATTCACCGACCGAAAGATCGCTCTTTTAATGCTCTTAATTAGCACCTGTTTAGTAGCAGTTACAGTTTAACCTGAAATTACGCTGAAAAAACCAATCTTCTGTTTTGCCATGTTCTTTGCTGTGACGAAATGCAACTGACTTTTAAGTCTATGGTCAGTTTGGTAGGAGCAGCGCAGCTTAACCTGCAATTATGCTGAGaaaccagttttttttttacaatgtttTTTGCTGTGAGAAAATGCAACTGATTTTCAATCAACAGTGAAGTTTAGTAGGACTGCAGAACAGCTTAACCTGCAAttatgctgaaaaaaaaaacagtttccgTGCAATGTTCTTTGCTGCGATGAAATGCAACTGATTTTCTGTCGATTGTCTAGTTTAGTGGGAGCATACAGCTTAATCTACAATtatgcaatgttttttttttctttgtgatgAAGTTGCAAATTAAACTGATGGATGTGGATGGAGCAGGGGTGCTGCGGCGGGCTGCATTTCAGCGACGTGCTGACGCTGAACCTGGAGACGATGGCGTGGAGCTCGCTGGCGACGACAGGGGCGCGGCCGGGGACGCGTGACAGCCACGGCGCGGCGCTGGTCGGCCACCGGATGATGGTGTTCGGCGGCACCAACGGGTCCAAGAAGGTGAACGACCTCCACGTGCTCGACCTCCGGACCAAGGAGTGGACCAAGCCGCCGTGCAAgggcacgccgccgtcgccgcgcgagAGCCACACGGTGActgcgtgcggcggcggcgaccggctggTGGTgttcggcggcagcggcgagggggaggggaaCTACCTCAACGACGTGCACGTCCTGGACGTGGCCACCATGACGTGGTCGTCGCCGGAGGTGAAGGGCGACGTCGTGCCCGCGCCGAGGGACAGCCACGGCGCCGTCGCTGTGGGCAGCCGGCTGGTCGTCTacggcggcgactgcggcgaCCGGTACCACGGCGAGGTGGACGTGCTCGACATGGACGCCATGGCGTGGTCAAGGGTAAGGGGTCCCGTCCCTGTCACGcatgttggggggggggggggggggggcagatgCTGATGTTTCCGGTGCAGATCGCCACCGTTGCTTTCGGCCTCCACACCGTCCTGCCTCTGCCTGCACTGCTGCTGCTAGGATTAGATGCCACTATGCAAAATTTCAGGAGCTTATTGATTTCTGATGCTGACTTCTTTTGCCTCTGCGTGTATTAGTAATAGTGTAGTACGACTGTGACATAATTTTTCAGTGTGTACGTTTTGTCGGTAATTTGGTTGGTCTACCTCTCACAGTGCCACAGCTCATAGGAGTACTAATGATTTGTATAACTAACACTTCTAACTAACCTGTCAGTGCTGAATAAACACTTTCCTAACCGTTGATGACTAGACTGAAACTACTGCAATTTGCTTTTATACCAGCTTGAAAACTATAGTCCATTGTGTTACATTAGAAATGCTCAGTGAATTTTTGCTCGTCTCTGATAATGTTGTTGCTGATTTTACAGTTTGCAGTAAAAGGGGCCTCACCTGGTGTTCGAGCTGGCCACGCTGCTGTAGGTGTTGGATCTAAGGTGAGCACCAATTATTGGAACAATGGAGTTATAAAATTTTGtgagggaaaaaagaaaaatcttttgtGCCACTTTCTAAGCAATGCGCACATCGTGTAGGTCTATGTTATTGGAGGAGTTGGTGATAAGCAATACTACAGTGATGCCTGGATTCTTGATGTTGCAAATCGGTCGTGGACACAGCTTGAGATATGTGGGCAGCAACCGCAAGGACGGTTTTCTCATAGCGCGGTTGTCCTGAATACCGATATCGCAATTTACGGAGGGTAAGTTTGCATGAAAAATTTAGCACGGTACTACTATATATCTGGGGAGCAATTTGACATACCTGGCAAATTCACAGGTGTGGTGAAGATGAACGGCCCCTGAATGAGCTGCTCATTCTTCAGTTGGGCTCTGAGCATCCAAATGGCCGTTACAACATCTCAATGTGCAAAGTTCTAAGCAACCACTGGAGCCAGGAGAGGCGAAAATTCTTGAGAACAGAAAATGTGAGTACCTAACTTTCTTATGAGTAGGCTTGATGTTAATTTCTTCCGCAAAACTTAATATCATGAATGGGATATTACAGCAAAGAGATCCAAACATGAGTAATGGAGAACTTGGTCCAAGATCTCGGGAAGCAGAAATCGAACAAAGAAACCCGTTCTTGCGTGGTCTCGGTAAGAAAATATCTTACAAAACTAAAATGTACAGTTGTCATCGTTATGTTTACATCCAATGGCTACATCGTTTACGTTCTTTTCAGAGAATGGCCATGTGAAAAGGAGGAGAACTGGCGATGTTCGACTGAAAGAGACCGAGTCGGAGCAGGAGGAGCACTCACTGTCACTTTCTCAGCACTCTTCACCATCCCAATCTGATCAGGAGCAGAATGGAGCTCAGAAGCTTTCGGCATCTCCTAACGGATCAATCTCAGCCCTGCAACCGTTTGTTCGCCTCAACACCAATGGCACTCTGAGGGCTGCTGGAGGTGTGTCACCGAGGACCCTGAAGACGGATCAGTTCCTCCGCACCATTGCTCCGCAGCAGCGGCATGAAGTGCAGTTCCTAGCAGCTGAACCCAAGCCGCACCACCGCCCGCCTACTCCACCCCTTGTATGGCACTCTTTTCACAGCACTCTTCTTCCACCTCTGGCGTGCCATATTGTTCATGTCTCTTGATGAATTGCTTGTCTACAGATCGGCGCAGAGGTTCATGGGACTATCGATGGAGCTTTCGATTCAGGGTACCTCATGACCGCTGTCGTGAATGGACAGCTCTTCAGAGGCGTCCTTTTCGCTCCTGTAAGCAATTCGCATCCGAAAAAGCTAATTGCAGATGATGATACACATTGTTCATCCTCGCATTCTCATGACATTTCCCGCCATTCCTACTTCCATATCAGGGTCCGGGAGTAACGGCTCCGAGACCGACGTTGCACCATCCGATTCTGATGAGCTCGGCCATTcccccgcagcagcagcagcagcgcccgGTGCTCGCCCACGCCATCCCGGTTCATGCCCGGCCCGTGCCACAGGCGACGGGCTTCGTGCTGCCGGACTGCAGCCACCATGCCCGGCAAGCATTCCCGGCGtctgcagcggcggcagcggcgaagaTCATCAAGTCTGAACCGGAGAGGGGCGGCAGTGACCTGCACGATGTTGTGCTCACGCTGGGAGGGCCTGGAGCTGGCAAGTGACACCTCTTTTCTTGTTTTAACACTTGTGATCTTGGCCTCTGATGTTGATCTGTTAATCTGCTCTTGTAAAATAGTCATCCTGGTTGACAAAAATAAGACCAGTAACCTTGTGTAATTGTTCCTGATAATGCCCAATTTTCTTCTTCCTGCGTGTTAGATATATTGATATAGTGCTAGTTTGATGcgactagtttttttttttgggtgcttTAAGCAGTTATTGTCATTATATGGAGTCAATTGCCTTCATGGAAAAGGTTTTGTGagtagggctgtgtttagatccaaagtttgtatcactttttcatcacatcaacttgtcataaacacacaacttttcagtcatatcatctttaatttcaaccaaaaatataaactttgcgctgaactaaacacagcctaggatGAGTTATCATGGACTCTCAAGCATGTTCTTTTCTGATTTAGTACAAGTACTGAACGATTTTGCTTCATTTTCCATCGTGTCTGTTTCACGCTGAACGACAGTTGAGCAGAGCCTGCAATCAGTACTAGCTGTAGCCTGTAAGGATTGATCAGTCCAATCCATGTCTGACAGTAAAAATGGCACAAGGGAGTAAACGAGTGGACGAAGAGAGAATTCAAAAGCAAAATTGGGTATAGATGACCAATTGATTGAGTTGttgtagtagtactactttTGTCGCAGTCACGGCCAGAGATTAGGATTCATATCGCCCACATCAGGCAATGTACGGATAATAGATATACTCTCTAGTTTTACATTGATGGGTTAATGATGTTGGTATTTTAGTTGTTATTACGAACTTGACAATTGGATAAAAACCGATATTGCATGGTTGAACATTCAAATTTTAAACCAATGTCATCAACAGTGAAatcccgaaaaaaaaaataggttaTGCCAATCTTGATTCTCCGACCTATGGTATATTGGCACCCATGATAACTTTAACAAATTATTGATTCATCGAAGCAACTATTATCTTAGAGAAAATATCTTACCACACAGCCTCCATCTCATATTACAGCTACCTCTAgcaatcaaatttgaattaaaaaggTTCCACTCACACATCTCGCCCCTATATGAATTAAAAAGGTTCAACTCGggaccatttttttttgaccaaaTAAATTACCTCAAATTTGATTTAACATATTCGATCCCTTTGCACGGGATGACAAGACAGAAGCCTATGCAAGGTGTTCAAGGCCTTGTCTCTCGTTCTGCACGCAATTACTTCCTGTCCGAATGGCTTCTCCTGttcacaaagacttatccacaACACACTTGGGACTAGCATGCACATATCATTGTCAGGGCATCAAACTGATAGCACACTGACTACAAGAGATGGAAACAGCAACGATTCTGTAGTAGGATTCTTGCTTCAGTACTGTATGTCTGGAGAAGCCATTTCGTTCAGAAAGTAAGCAAAAAAGAAGTGTTGGAGAAAAGCCTCCTCAGACAAGACTACACGTTGCACTTGAAGAAAAAACCCTTTACCCTAGCATGCCTCTgcttcttgaaaaaaaaagcaagaaaaGGCTGGAACAGCATCCTAGCCATGAGGTATATCATCCTCTACATGGAGCAGTAGGAAGAAGGGAGAACAGTTCACTCAAACGAATCTGCTTTGTGCCGCTCGCCGAAGAATCACGTGTCACCGACAAAGTAAAATTACCGAGGATAAACATTTCAGCGTCCCTTGTCGCCAATCCTCTTGAGTAATTTCCCGATGCCATAGCATATCTCAATCTTATCTTCCTTGATCCTTTGGCGGATCGAACGGCTTGTCTTGCCAGCCGCCAAGTAGGTCCGCAGGAGGGACTCATATGCCTTGCCATCAATGCATCCTGACGTTCTCAAGCAGTTGAGAAACCTTTCGGCACCTTCCACATCCTTGTGCTCTTCGAAATACTTCAAGAAACAGCTGATCTTCTCCTGATCTAGCTTCGATTTCTTCCTGGGAAGTTTGGTCATATTTTCAACCCAGTTCAAAGCGGAGGTCATGTCCCCTTTCCCCATGTAATGCTCTAGAAACAACTCACATGTTTTGGAATCAAATTCTGCACCTTTTTCCTTGACCTTCTCCCATAGTAATTCAGCTTCCTTGGTCAAGCCATTTCTTAGATGTGCTCGGGTCATCATATTTGTCAGCCTCGCATCATAATTTTCATAATTAGATTCCCAATCCTCATAAATCTGCTTCATGCGATCATCGTCATTGAGTTTATAAAGAGCTTGAAGCATGCCGAGGTAGCTGGTGTTAGTCACCTTCTGAAAATTAGCCTTTATCAGGTTCCACACTCTGTTGACCTCACTCAGATTGCCTACTGATGCATATAGGCTCATAAGGAAATCAAAAGGCTGCCTGCCAGCTTGAACATCGATGAGACTCTCGAGTTTCTTCAAAGCAGATTCCGCTTCTTCAACCATATTAGCATTCACATAGAGGGAAGCGAGTGTGCTATATGCAGACCACCCTAGAGCcactttttttccttccatttcTTTTAGAACCTCTCCAACAGTATCTATCTTGTTCAATGCTGCATAGCTACTCATCAGCAGGCAGCATGTGAGGTTATCCGGTTTAACATTCTTCACTTTCATCTCCTCAAACAGGCTTGTAACCTTCCTATGCTGGCCTATCTTCACGTAAAGAGACATCAGGTTGTTGATAGGAAGAGTACTGGATGAGATTCCTAGTTCGTCCATCTTGCGATAGATGTCTGTTGCTTTGTCTTCCATTTTAGCAGAGCAATAACAGTTCAAAAGTGCACCATAAGTTCTATGGTTCTTGCCTGGATCAGGGAGGCCAGCAAAGTATTGTTCTGCTGCTTCAATGCCACGCACTTTATAAATGAGATCCAAACGTATGGCATGGTTAGTGTATGACATGTTCATACCCTTAGTGTTAACCATCCATTCCATCAACTGCcaaagaaatcaagaaaaaaaaatgttgcataaGCATAATAAACAAAAACCAATAACAGAAGTACATACAGACTGGTATGAAACAAGATATGTTGAGAAGTTCAGTACTACTAATCTTTTCAGACCTTGAGGATAACTGAGAATATAGTTGTAACAACATGCTATTATTTTTATTGCAATATAGGCAGAAAATATGTCCATTTATCTGCTTAACATGCTGAACAACATCTACCATGTCAAAAGCAGGCAGGTTTTCTTGCAAAAGAGTATGCTACATCATCTAAATGGAGTCAGTCAGTGAATTGGCAGGGAGAAAACACCGAGCCCACCATCCTGACCTTAAATGGCTTAAAAATCCCTAGACCCCAAAATATCTGGATAGTGCATTCCACCCCCTCTAACCTCCAATGCTGGTCTTCCCTGCGTCGCTACTAAACACAAGATGCAACCGCTTTCTCTCTACCGCAGGCACCTCTCTGCACCAAATATTCCTCTCATGTTGCCAACCTCCCTGCA
Proteins encoded in this window:
- the LOC127757376 gene encoding acyl-CoA-binding domain-containing protein 4-like; the encoded protein is MERRRKAMWLYPKVVGFNPPERWGHSACFFEGVVYVFGGCCGGLHFSDVLTLNLETMAWSSLATTGARPGTRDSHGAALVGHRMMVFGGTNGSKKVNDLHVLDLRTKEWTKPPCKGTPPSPRESHTVTACGGGDRLVVFGGSGEGEGNYLNDVHVLDVATMTWSSPEVKGDVVPAPRDSHGAVAVGSRLVVYGGDCGDRYHGEVDVLDMDAMAWSRFAVKGASPGVRAGHAAVGVGSKVYVIGGVGDKQYYSDAWILDVANRSWTQLEICGQQPQGRFSHSAVVLNTDIAIYGGCGEDERPLNELLILQLGSEHPNGRYNISMCKVLSNHWSQERRKFLRTENQRDPNMSNGELGPRSREAEIEQRNPFLRGLENGHVKRRRTGDVRLKETESEQEEHSLSLSQHSSPSQSDQEQNGAQKLSASPNGSISALQPFVRLNTNGTLRAAGGVSPRTLKTDQFLRTIAPQQRHEVQFLAAEPKPHHRPPTPPLIGAEVHGTIDGAFDSGYLMTAVVNGQLFRGVLFAPGPGVTAPRPTLHHPILMSSAIPPQQQQQRPVLAHAIPVHARPVPQATGFVLPDCSHHARQAFPASAAAAAAKIIKSEPERGGSDLHDVVLTLGGPGAGK
- the LOC127781042 gene encoding pentatricopeptide repeat-containing protein At4g01990, mitochondrial-like, whose product is MAPPVPTAAARLVLRRLLSTAVAEAEAAAVAPAVEKAAAKGAKTAAAAGEEKDARSLYRRLSALGGAGEGSVSRVMNKWVREGREARAADLAKYVKELRKYKRHAHALELMEWMVNTKGMNMSYTNHAIRLDLIYKVRGIEAAEQYFAGLPDPGKNHRTYGALLNCYCSAKMEDKATDIYRKMDELGISSSTLPINNLMSLYVKIGQHRKVTSLFEEMKVKNVKPDNLTCCLLMSSYAALNKIDTVGEVLKEMEGKKVALGWSAYSTLASLYVNANMVEEAESALKKLESLIDVQAGRQPFDFLMSLYASVGNLSEVNRVWNLIKANFQKVTNTSYLGMLQALYKLNDDDRMKQIYEDWESNYENYDARLTNMMTRAHLRNGLTKEAELLWEKVKEKGAEFDSKTCELFLEHYMGKGDMTSALNWVENMTKLPRKKSKLDQEKISCFLKYFEEHKDVEGAERFLNCLRTSGCIDGKAYESLLRTYLAAGKTSRSIRQRIKEDKIEICYGIGKLLKRIGDKGR